In Niallia sp. FSL W8-0635, one genomic interval encodes:
- the brxF gene encoding BREX-3 system P-loop-containing protein BrxF, whose protein sequence is MFQVTINSFKKEIQEMEQWWHKLIFLCNRNAQFNTKIPITEQFEKVNVNLILSQGLINLAKNKYPLYVEDILLEAITNRKKVYLLQHIDILFDPVLQVHPVRLLENISKTYKIVVEWPGKYEDDQLYYAEYGHPEYFSCREFEGNIIMK, encoded by the coding sequence ATGTTTCAAGTGACTATAAACAGTTTTAAAAAAGAAATTCAAGAAATGGAACAATGGTGGCATAAATTGATATTTTTATGCAATAGGAATGCACAATTTAATACTAAGATACCTATTACAGAACAATTCGAAAAAGTAAACGTTAATCTTATCTTAAGTCAAGGATTAATAAACTTAGCTAAAAATAAATATCCGCTATATGTTGAAGATATACTTTTAGAGGCTATTACAAATAGAAAAAAAGTATATCTCCTTCAACACATTGATATTCTTTTTGACCCAGTATTACAAGTTCATCCTGTACGTTTATTGGAGAACATTAGTAAGACATACAAAATAGTTGTTGAATGGCCAGGGAAATATGAGGATGATCAACTGTACTATGCTGAATATGGGCATCCTGAATATTTTTCTTGTCGTGAATTTGAAGGGAATATTATTATGAAGTAA
- a CDS encoding DUF6079 family protein produces the protein MLRYDELISFDPVESVVQLREADDKSRAISLLKTYVISDNMAEKLMNDIFENLQFERMVDNKGILIVGNYGSGKSHLMSVVSTIAELPGSSEHLRNKQVAEKATEIEGKFQVIRAEFGAVTMPLREIICRQLEKGLAKMGIDYSFPAADQVTNNKDMMYEMMELFHEEYPDKGLLLVIDELLDYLRGRKEQDLTLDLGFLREVGEVCNNTRFRFISGVQEMLFDNPKFSFVADSLRRVKERFKETRIVREDIAFVVSERLLKKNDEQKALVREHLGKFKKLYSGLSEELETYVNLFPIHPAYLEMFERVHIGEKRVALQTITGEIKKLLSEEVPEDSTGLISFDRYWTYIEGDSSLRSDERVKFITDKVETLKGIIQSSVKRQYKAMATQMVNALAVFRLTTEDLKTPIGLNSDTLRDKLFLSQPSLLEFEDEAADFLKTTIEASMKDLRTAASFQYISLNNDNGQFYINIDESVPVDELIRQRGDGLNDSQLDSYYFDVLKQATEVSETAAYVFGYKIWLHEIPWMDRRVKREGYLFFGAPNERSTAQPERDFYIYMLQAFEEPDFKDEQKEDEVFFRLKKKNDTFIQLLRLYGGATEMYNDTTTNKKLYKPKLEDYKKKLVKWIKENFVDAYEIVYRGKSAGVLEHGMFLPSNPDTLVELVDSISQDLLSQWFEVKYEEYPSFRKLEHSFLTKKNIHTYVKDALDYLNGRKTNQGEAILDGLILLDQQGNPTTMNSGYAKWVTDSLDRIGNGQVLNQSELIEVINTSQGTPDQRITKRFTMEPELLVVILGSLIQDGQLVVTVKGTQYEAMNFSEFIRLPIQDITYFDHIKKPTGLPVREVQALSDLFDSIKIDFSNQERVDFVIKQIISGAKKATNRTVEMIASIRNKFHVWDGPLFTQEEIEEKHEKLSSLNDFLQGLQVYNTRAKMMNLKFNMERIEKEKANLLLLDTLDNLQKKINEYTKVADYLVKAKFITSPSKNWIDDVDVSLDNLSIALKNDEDCINEIQELERLKKDYIDYYLSLHQKMRLNATESKMKTELLQDKQCDALQVLSSKIELLPSGVFKDWQEKVASLKVCYHVTADKLAHTPECQNCHFNPREELLNEKPSLSELDEELDDLLATWTDTLLTNFNDSSVKESIELLEVEEKQLINELIQKKAFTLPIPIKVINAINKVLKGIHQEQVEVEQIKEVFGNGNPITVKEVRDNLDMLLRALVGSNDQDRVRLTVRK, from the coding sequence ATGCTTCGTTATGATGAACTAATTTCATTCGATCCAGTTGAATCCGTTGTCCAATTAAGAGAAGCGGATGATAAAAGTCGTGCTATCTCACTATTAAAAACATATGTTATCTCAGATAATATGGCTGAAAAATTAATGAATGACATATTTGAAAACTTACAATTTGAACGTATGGTTGATAACAAAGGGATACTTATCGTTGGTAACTATGGATCCGGTAAATCTCACTTAATGAGTGTAGTATCAACCATTGCGGAATTACCAGGTTCTAGTGAACATTTGCGTAACAAACAAGTAGCGGAAAAAGCAACAGAAATAGAGGGAAAATTTCAGGTTATCCGTGCAGAATTTGGTGCAGTGACAATGCCTCTTCGTGAAATTATTTGTCGCCAATTAGAAAAAGGATTAGCAAAGATGGGGATAGACTATTCTTTTCCTGCGGCAGATCAAGTGACAAATAATAAAGATATGATGTACGAAATGATGGAATTATTCCATGAAGAATATCCTGATAAAGGATTATTACTTGTTATAGATGAACTTCTTGACTACTTACGTGGAAGGAAAGAACAAGATCTTACGCTAGATCTAGGCTTTTTACGTGAAGTTGGCGAGGTCTGTAATAACACTCGTTTCCGTTTTATTTCTGGTGTACAGGAGATGCTTTTTGATAATCCGAAATTCAGCTTCGTAGCAGATTCACTACGCCGTGTAAAAGAACGATTTAAAGAAACTCGTATTGTTCGTGAAGATATTGCTTTTGTAGTGTCAGAAAGGCTATTAAAGAAAAATGATGAACAAAAAGCTCTTGTTCGTGAACACTTAGGGAAGTTTAAGAAACTGTATAGTGGGCTATCAGAAGAACTAGAAACCTACGTTAATTTGTTTCCAATTCATCCTGCATACCTTGAAATGTTTGAGAGAGTACATATTGGTGAAAAACGAGTTGCTCTACAAACAATTACAGGAGAAATTAAAAAATTACTATCTGAAGAAGTACCTGAGGATTCAACAGGACTAATATCTTTTGATAGGTATTGGACGTATATCGAAGGAGATTCCTCTTTACGTTCAGATGAGCGTGTAAAGTTTATTACAGATAAAGTCGAGACGTTGAAGGGTATTATTCAATCAAGTGTGAAAAGGCAGTATAAAGCCATGGCAACACAGATGGTAAATGCCTTGGCGGTATTTCGATTAACTACCGAAGACCTAAAAACACCTATTGGATTAAACTCTGATACACTCAGAGATAAATTATTTCTAAGTCAGCCTTCCTTATTGGAATTTGAAGATGAAGCAGCTGATTTTTTGAAAACAACAATTGAAGCATCAATGAAAGATTTAAGAACAGCAGCTAGTTTTCAGTATATTTCTTTGAATAATGACAATGGCCAGTTTTATATCAACATCGATGAGTCAGTACCCGTGGATGAGCTTATTCGTCAACGTGGAGACGGTTTGAATGACAGTCAATTAGATAGTTATTATTTTGATGTGTTAAAACAGGCAACTGAAGTATCGGAGACTGCTGCCTATGTTTTTGGATATAAAATCTGGCTACATGAAATTCCTTGGATGGATAGGAGAGTAAAACGAGAAGGTTATTTATTCTTCGGGGCACCAAATGAGAGATCAACTGCCCAACCTGAAAGAGATTTTTACATATATATGCTTCAAGCATTTGAAGAACCGGATTTTAAAGATGAACAAAAGGAAGATGAAGTATTCTTCCGTTTAAAGAAAAAAAATGATACATTCATACAATTGTTGCGCTTATATGGGGGTGCAACAGAGATGTACAATGATACGACTACTAATAAAAAATTATATAAGCCTAAATTGGAAGACTATAAAAAGAAGTTAGTAAAATGGATTAAAGAAAATTTCGTTGATGCTTATGAAATTGTATATCGAGGAAAAAGTGCTGGAGTACTTGAACATGGGATGTTCTTGCCAAGTAACCCAGACACATTAGTAGAACTTGTAGATTCAATTTCACAAGACTTGCTTTCTCAGTGGTTTGAAGTGAAATATGAAGAATATCCTTCATTTAGAAAGCTTGAACATTCATTTTTGACGAAAAAGAATATACACACTTATGTTAAAGATGCTTTAGATTATTTGAATGGCCGTAAAACAAATCAAGGGGAAGCAATTCTTGATGGCTTAATCTTACTTGATCAGCAAGGGAACCCTACAACAATGAATTCAGGTTATGCAAAATGGGTAACCGACTCGCTTGATAGAATAGGTAATGGACAAGTATTAAACCAGAGTGAACTAATCGAGGTAATTAATACATCTCAAGGGACTCCAGATCAACGAATTACTAAAAGGTTTACCATGGAACCTGAATTACTAGTTGTAATCCTTGGTTCATTGATTCAAGATGGACAACTTGTAGTAACAGTTAAGGGAACACAGTATGAGGCGATGAATTTTAGCGAATTTATCCGACTTCCTATCCAAGATATTACTTATTTTGATCATATTAAAAAACCAACTGGATTACCTGTTCGTGAAGTACAAGCATTATCAGATCTATTCGATTCAATCAAGATTGATTTCTCGAATCAAGAAAGAGTTGATTTTGTTATTAAACAAATTATATCTGGAGCAAAGAAGGCTACTAATCGTACAGTTGAAATGATTGCAAGTATACGCAATAAATTTCATGTATGGGATGGTCCTTTGTTTACACAAGAAGAAATAGAAGAAAAGCATGAAAAGCTTTCAAGCCTCAATGATTTCTTGCAAGGGTTGCAGGTGTACAATACACGGGCTAAAATGATGAATTTAAAATTCAATATGGAACGAATTGAAAAAGAAAAGGCAAATCTGTTACTGTTGGATACATTAGATAATTTACAAAAGAAGATTAATGAATACACTAAAGTAGCTGATTACCTTGTGAAAGCTAAGTTTATTACTTCCCCTAGTAAGAATTGGATTGACGATGTCGATGTGTCACTAGATAACTTAAGCATTGCATTGAAAAATGATGAAGATTGTATAAACGAAATTCAGGAATTAGAGCGTCTGAAAAAAGATTATATAGATTACTATCTGTCTTTGCATCAGAAAATGCGATTAAATGCTACTGAAAGCAAAATGAAAACTGAATTATTACAAGATAAACAATGTGACGCATTACAAGTATTATCATCAAAGATTGAATTACTACCAAGTGGGGTTTTTAAAGATTGGCAAGAAAAAGTGGCTTCATTAAAGGTCTGTTATCATGTAACCGCCGATAAATTAGCACACACACCAGAATGTCAAAATTGTCACTTTAATCCACGTGAAGAACTGCTAAATGAAAAGCCGTCCCTTTCGGAACTTGATGAAGAATTGGATGATTTATTAGCGACATGGACAGATACGCTATTAACTAACTTTAATGATTCATCTGTAAAAGAGAGTATCGAGCTATTAGAAGTTGAGGAGAAGCAATTAATAAATGAACTAATACAAAAGAAAGCATTTACTTTGCCGATTCCAATTAAAGTAATAAATGCGATTAATAAGGTATTAAAGGGAATTCATCAGGAGCAAGTAGAAGTTGAACAAATAAAAGAAGTGTTTGGTAATGGAAATCCAATCACTGTAAAAGAAGTTCGGGATAATTTAGATATGTTATTACGTGCACTAGTCGGTAGTAATGATCAGGACAGAGTCCGTTTGACGGTTAGAAAATAG
- the drmA gene encoding DISARM system helicase DrmA produces the protein MKPGATKLEKYLKSSQENSMSVSDYMEIDSKWTSRTLKRIVDEHPDLFQITEGKVTLLSKEPVNYEGYKETRSEIVNKLEKFLVGPFDENEVLGKRKRPMALYLTGKLVPFGSSANVINEADLDIQTNQLTEDEKVDEYLSNRDMFRPSSMGFSFKMKKLGKVTINAGWAMYLGESHERSQKKETWTVDLKSDVTKILENKNADSDPARVKYSVMKRDGIYHVSIFLYNSYQRDDQYPKQDEIMFQTKLSISFEEDNMAIFTSKADRFNVADELLYRDFKELAIGHGVGVDWNIENGKVNIESTWLPFYELPAVEHTTFEGYSFSMRDLSRMSATELNDYLSIIPKQYNRWLDFQSDEIKDLEVHLKKEAEENIKKIRKIIQRIENGIKFISKSDDCIGKQAFQFANKCMMLQRAHTKVSLEYRSSNKRTRPIHDGKWRLFQIMFLLMSIDGVSDKNHEDREMVDLIWFPTGGGKTEAYLGVAAYLMAFRRLTSDIFNVEEYAGVTVFMRYTLRLLTTQQFQRATALVCAAEYIRGEQPHKYGTVPFSIGLWIGNDSSPNLLKDASEKMDEIRRGKEVLKGNPMQLTHCPWCGTELSPDDYHITEKTQKISCHYPHCEFYGDLGLPVYTVDEEIYKRVPTIIIGTVDKVAQLPWKNNMYELFGQKNFYHPEKGFIYEDKETKRGWERIDRLKPPELIIQDELHLISGPLGSLTGLYEVAVDLLCQQNGIGPKIIASTATIRGADEQVKALYGREVTQFPLAVQKSNDNFVSYSLKTKDKPGRLYVGICAPGVSGKIQSIQTYAALTTITRDSKSEFIDPYWTMLGYFNTVKELSGMLTTFKDEIPTRLNMLDSSSHFSHELNVEEMTSRKKAKEIPELLNKMEQTVNEQGVLDAVLATNMISVGVDVNRLGIMVMHGQPKTTSEYIQATSRVGREYPGLVLTIFNSMRSRDLSHYERFRAYHQTIYRNVEAMSVTPFSIGSRKKGLTGAFIGFLRQSLIEISNEKSANKFYNSERVEALKNKFVERISKTNSWEKVEIEEHLTGFLKWWETMSDKYQEQLSYRLSQYSKNHLLKQITEKAKTKESKPAMMSLRNVEGEIKVEEMWFKDE, from the coding sequence ATGAAACCAGGGGCTACGAAATTAGAAAAATATTTAAAGTCAAGTCAAGAGAACTCAATGTCTGTTTCTGACTATATGGAGATAGATAGTAAATGGACAAGTCGTACTTTAAAAAGGATAGTTGATGAACACCCGGATTTATTTCAGATAACAGAAGGTAAAGTAACATTATTATCAAAAGAACCTGTTAATTATGAAGGATATAAAGAAACAAGATCTGAGATAGTAAATAAATTAGAAAAATTTCTGGTTGGACCTTTTGATGAAAACGAGGTTCTAGGCAAAAGAAAAAGACCAATGGCTTTATACTTAACGGGAAAACTTGTACCTTTTGGTTCATCGGCAAATGTTATAAATGAGGCTGATCTGGATATTCAAACGAATCAGCTGACTGAAGACGAAAAGGTTGATGAATACTTAAGTAATCGTGACATGTTCCGTCCTTCCAGTATGGGTTTTAGCTTTAAGATGAAAAAGCTAGGGAAAGTAACTATAAATGCAGGTTGGGCGATGTATTTAGGGGAATCTCATGAAAGATCCCAGAAAAAAGAAACATGGACAGTGGACCTGAAATCAGATGTTACGAAAATATTAGAAAACAAAAATGCTGATTCAGATCCTGCCCGAGTAAAATATTCTGTAATGAAGAGAGATGGAATTTATCATGTAAGTATCTTCCTATATAACTCTTATCAGAGGGATGATCAGTATCCGAAACAGGATGAAATTATGTTTCAAACAAAATTGTCAATTAGTTTTGAAGAAGATAATATGGCAATTTTCACTTCAAAGGCCGATCGATTTAATGTTGCGGATGAATTACTATATCGTGATTTTAAGGAATTAGCAATTGGCCATGGGGTAGGTGTGGATTGGAATATTGAGAATGGAAAAGTGAATATAGAATCCACTTGGCTTCCTTTCTATGAGTTACCAGCAGTAGAACATACGACATTTGAAGGATATTCTTTTTCCATGAGAGACCTTAGCAGGATGTCAGCTACAGAACTAAATGATTATTTATCAATTATACCAAAACAATATAATAGATGGCTAGATTTTCAGTCTGATGAAATTAAGGACTTGGAAGTACATTTAAAAAAAGAAGCGGAAGAGAACATAAAAAAAATCAGGAAAATAATTCAGCGAATTGAAAATGGTATTAAATTCATATCAAAATCAGATGATTGTATTGGGAAACAAGCTTTCCAATTTGCTAACAAGTGTATGATGTTGCAACGTGCTCACACGAAGGTGTCGTTGGAATATAGATCATCCAATAAAAGAACTAGGCCCATTCATGATGGGAAATGGCGTTTGTTTCAAATTATGTTTTTGCTTATGAGTATTGATGGTGTCTCTGATAAGAACCACGAGGACAGAGAAATGGTAGATTTAATTTGGTTTCCGACAGGTGGAGGAAAGACTGAAGCATACCTAGGAGTAGCTGCATATCTAATGGCATTTAGAAGACTAACTTCGGATATTTTTAATGTGGAAGAGTATGCCGGTGTGACTGTGTTTATGCGTTACACTTTACGTCTTCTAACCACCCAACAATTCCAACGTGCAACCGCACTAGTTTGTGCAGCAGAATATATTCGAGGAGAACAACCACATAAATATGGTACAGTGCCTTTTAGTATTGGACTTTGGATTGGTAATGACTCATCACCAAATCTATTGAAAGATGCTAGTGAAAAAATGGATGAGATTAGACGAGGAAAAGAAGTTCTAAAAGGAAATCCAATGCAACTCACACATTGTCCATGGTGTGGAACGGAATTATCACCTGATGACTATCATATTACTGAAAAAACTCAGAAAATCAGCTGTCATTACCCTCACTGTGAGTTTTATGGTGATTTAGGGCTCCCTGTTTATACTGTTGATGAAGAGATATACAAAAGGGTTCCAACTATTATTATCGGTACAGTTGATAAAGTTGCTCAACTACCTTGGAAAAATAATATGTACGAGCTTTTCGGACAGAAAAATTTCTATCATCCAGAAAAAGGATTTATTTATGAAGATAAGGAAACGAAACGTGGTTGGGAGAGGATTGACCGATTAAAACCACCGGAGTTAATCATTCAGGATGAACTTCATTTAATTTCAGGTCCGCTTGGTTCATTAACAGGGCTTTATGAAGTAGCCGTAGATTTATTATGTCAACAAAATGGGATAGGTCCAAAAATTATCGCTTCCACAGCTACCATACGTGGTGCAGATGAACAAGTCAAAGCATTGTACGGTAGAGAGGTAACGCAATTTCCACTAGCAGTACAAAAATCAAATGATAACTTTGTATCTTACTCATTAAAAACGAAGGACAAACCCGGACGTTTATATGTTGGAATTTGTGCACCTGGTGTCAGTGGGAAAATCCAATCAATTCAAACATATGCAGCTTTGACAACAATTACACGTGATTCAAAATCTGAGTTTATTGATCCATATTGGACAATGTTAGGTTATTTTAATACAGTCAAAGAACTTTCTGGTATGTTAACTACATTTAAAGATGAAATACCTACGCGGTTAAATATGTTGGACAGTAGTAGCCATTTTTCACATGAATTAAATGTGGAAGAAATGACAAGTAGAAAAAAAGCCAAAGAAATACCAGAGTTGCTGAATAAAATGGAGCAAACAGTTAACGAACAAGGCGTGTTAGATGCTGTTTTAGCAACAAATATGATTTCTGTTGGGGTTGATGTGAATAGACTTGGAATTATGGTTATGCATGGACAACCAAAAACAACTTCAGAATATATACAGGCGACAAGTCGGGTTGGAAGGGAATATCCTGGATTAGTATTAACTATCTTCAATTCCATGCGTTCACGAGATTTATCACATTATGAACGTTTTAGGGCCTATCATCAAACAATCTATCGTAATGTTGAAGCAATGAGTGTTACGCCATTTTCAATAGGAAGTAGAAAAAAGGGACTAACTGGTGCGTTTATAGGTTTCTTAAGACAGTCGCTCATTGAAATAAGTAACGAAAAGAGTGCCAATAAATTTTATAATTCTGAAAGAGTAGAAGCACTGAAAAATAAGTTTGTTGAACGCATTTCTAAGACGAATTCTTGGGAGAAAGTAGAAATAGAAGAACACCTAACAGGGTTTCTGAAATGGTGGGAAACTATGTCAGATAAGTATCAGGAACAATTAAGTTATAGATTAAGTCAATACAGTAAAAACCACTTATTAAAACAGATTACTGAAAAAGCAAAAACGAAAGAATCCAAACCAGCAATGATGTCGCTAAGAAATGTTGAAGGTGAAATTAAGGTGGAAGAGATGTGGTTTAAAGATGAGTAA
- a CDS encoding DUF1998 domain-containing protein: protein MSKEMGTLRPSQLIYHFGPGSIVDMMNQSVIVMAVDLWNTRYTPHETDERITRALNIDYIKLLNERPDSVKVKATPFPKWKICPSCNMMTDYHNTYCYHCKQKGEEIELYPSRFVMSCKNGHISDFPYMEWVHQGKSCTSDKPILKFIRQGDSGSLSDLSVQCVKCKEKQSLGKIMQKDSLKSILPSCTGERPWIGDTESCNESMETYLRGASNIYSPAVTSFLQIPLSEENSDPLVSKVLENKPALIKAKEKGSNSFQTLLSILDFNESDADKIEKILSGEYEEEISFQSIRKQEWNTLFQGDTDDTHDTGYKSSSVSIHEKMKPYFSAVHKIESLPEIQVLQGFTRIEYLDRFEFAESKDLIPVMKDKNNKWLPGIRNNGEGIFFNFDKYKLKEWERNTNHSEVTSDIISRYNRNRDQLGYSALSIESKHLLLHTFSHALIKELAAHSGYSTTSLKERIYCSNEMQGVLIYTASGDSEGSLGGLIEQADPDKLYPIFIRAIERMMYCSSDPNCSEGEFKFQSTANGAACHSCSYVSETSCEWGNQLLDRRLLININPGEDTGFFNQL, encoded by the coding sequence ATGAGTAAAGAAATGGGGACATTGCGCCCTTCACAGTTAATCTATCACTTTGGACCAGGTTCTATTGTAGATATGATGAATCAAAGTGTAATCGTTATGGCAGTAGATTTGTGGAATACACGTTATACACCACATGAAACAGATGAACGAATTACTAGGGCATTGAACATAGATTATATAAAATTACTAAACGAAAGACCAGACTCTGTTAAAGTCAAAGCAACGCCATTTCCGAAGTGGAAAATTTGTCCAAGTTGTAACATGATGACAGATTATCATAATACTTATTGTTATCATTGCAAACAAAAAGGTGAAGAAATTGAGCTTTATCCCAGCAGATTTGTGATGTCTTGTAAAAATGGTCATATTAGTGATTTCCCTTATATGGAATGGGTTCATCAAGGAAAATCCTGTACTAGTGATAAGCCCATCCTGAAATTTATTCGTCAAGGTGATAGTGGTTCCTTATCAGATCTTTCTGTACAATGCGTAAAGTGTAAAGAGAAACAATCATTAGGTAAAATCATGCAAAAAGATTCATTAAAATCAATTTTACCATCTTGTACTGGTGAAAGACCATGGATTGGTGATACAGAATCATGCAACGAATCTATGGAAACTTATTTACGGGGAGCATCTAATATATATTCGCCAGCAGTGACAAGCTTTTTACAGATTCCGCTGAGTGAAGAAAATAGTGACCCACTGGTTTCTAAAGTGCTAGAAAATAAACCAGCATTGATAAAAGCAAAAGAAAAGGGATCAAATTCTTTCCAAACATTATTAAGCATACTTGATTTTAACGAATCGGATGCAGATAAAATTGAAAAAATTCTGTCTGGAGAATATGAAGAAGAAATAAGTTTCCAGTCGATAAGAAAACAGGAATGGAATACGTTATTCCAAGGAGATACGGATGATACTCATGATACTGGTTATAAATCGAGTTCAGTTAGTATTCATGAAAAAATGAAGCCTTATTTTTCAGCTGTTCATAAAATAGAATCATTGCCGGAAATCCAAGTTTTACAGGGGTTTACACGAATTGAATATTTAGATCGATTTGAATTCGCTGAATCAAAGGACTTGATTCCAGTTATGAAAGATAAGAACAACAAGTGGCTGCCGGGGATACGAAATAATGGCGAAGGTATCTTCTTTAACTTTGATAAGTATAAACTAAAAGAATGGGAACGTAATACAAATCATTCAGAGGTAACATCTGATATCATTTCGAGATATAATCGGAATCGGGATCAACTTGGTTACTCAGCGTTATCGATAGAAAGCAAACATTTGCTTCTGCATACGTTTAGTCATGCATTAATAAAGGAATTAGCCGCGCATTCGGGTTATTCGACAACATCATTGAAAGAACGAATCTACTGTAGTAATGAAATGCAAGGAGTACTCATTTATACGGCATCTGGTGATTCTGAGGGAAGTCTAGGTGGGCTAATAGAACAGGCTGACCCAGATAAACTTTATCCAATTTTTATTCGGGCTATTGAACGTATGATGTATTGTTCTTCTGATCCAAACTGTTCTGAAGGAGAATTTAAATTTCAATCAACTGCAAATGGAGCTGCATGCCATTCTTGTTCTTATGTTTCAGAAACATCTTGTGAGTGGGGAAACCAATTGTTAGATCGTCGTCTACTAATTAACATTAATCCGGGGGAAGATACTGGATTCTTTAATCAGCTGTAA